In one window of Rhodopirellula bahusiensis DNA:
- a CDS encoding FtsK/SpoIIIE domain-containing protein — MKDSAVSPALLFAPERQRRLLHGLIQRVAASREEHSRLVRQQGDQHANIEQRLAAQLAAVKENCNADRISTLKQWDVAQEETLAAYETATLQTRDELRRCSARFRRQLAEEEAVINGKVDKRLIAIKNQYDARKDQPKKIATKEHHQLDAALAESNEDIEWARALTIRRLNRLLDIQTPSNLYSEFGESQPTSVVDALDLIRRQNRRLKSTVVDMQKGFAAHVVDAVYYLPSLVAVLLLLFAGTSLLVKAEPLLHYLIGSVVLAGLIGFTCYLILMWPLRRMTRALHPTTERIRLSSQDAVIQAKRISTSSAKKSSQELIQRRDAHVKEAHHWQENQLLALREDLSAKQAAEETRLNDQLQRIEQQFRSGFSELQQTMRERADQTADAITEKLSQSDAAAGQTLQAVAQQHQHTLESLAQRLSTGMHRGMTRILAANDLVEYRHPHWDELLSNPPPQHAGIDFLPLGSIRLGNRLKQQFDSALGYSDKQRAETNGHARDEADILNRLQVPDTMPIAMHRRQHSGVIIEAPTAHVDDGIKIAHQILWRLLSAAPPGKARVTLIDPAGRGQNFSSFLALADHDASLIHHRVWTQGDQITARINDVSHHAENILQSCLRDQYERLEDYNQVAGSLAQPYEAIAAVGFPDGLSREAHSQLASLIRSGIRCGVFVILVIDEKHEWPADMPMFDHPNLLRLKYGDAGLDSGEEAARKDPSVAFDGLDRSMLSGERPEPNENGIIPIATKRRVRLLDDGITAGHWRLLNAGLDEFEFWPAPPPMPQDRSALINRIGRLAQEASRVVVPLTSLLPEEQLPGPEQTTSAADGLDVIIGSSGAGRNRSLDLGEGVRQHVLIAGKTGSGKSTLLHSIVTSGAAMYRPDELQFYLLDFKKGVEFKIYADSKLPHARVIGIESEREFGRSVLQRLDSEMTTRGELFRAAGVQEVGSYRRACPEKLMPRLMLVVDEFQELFTRDDSLAADCTALLDRLVRQGRSFGIHVVLSSQSLAGANSLPRATLGQMAVRIAMQCSEADAALILSDDNTAARLISRPGEAIYNDESGLVEGNHPFQVAYLESAEQVRLLNQIGQRDECWNRELGPAVVFEGNRPGRFTGEMVREVIDDSGPSDALVGLLGEAVELGPPCALRLQSNTGRNALLVGSARNRPNILGSVIASAMAHRPELSLVFFDGSRAEEGDSTAHWIQQHHLDGQIVRTRDAESAMLQLSQLVDKRLGKDPADSSDDSETKSPSHAFSLDSGGTLVSANNDKAEEPPIKQLPVDNDTPVLVVLDGLDRFRDLRQPESMNFSLDASSQVSGCDAFQAILREGPAVNVFVIVTLPSAETLNRWLPRQSHHDLELRLVGALNAGDSSMLIDSPAAADLSAATMILYDDSDGRMTKFRLCDPPTSGELNSLSLNN; from the coding sequence ATGAAAGACTCTGCTGTTTCGCCTGCGCTGTTGTTTGCTCCGGAACGCCAACGCCGTCTGCTTCATGGATTGATTCAACGCGTTGCGGCTTCGCGAGAGGAACATTCTCGATTGGTCCGTCAACAAGGCGACCAACACGCGAACATCGAACAGAGGCTTGCCGCCCAACTCGCCGCGGTCAAGGAAAACTGCAACGCGGATCGCATCAGCACGCTGAAGCAATGGGATGTGGCTCAAGAGGAGACCCTCGCGGCCTATGAAACCGCGACGCTGCAAACCCGCGATGAGCTGCGACGATGCTCGGCGAGATTTCGACGTCAATTGGCTGAAGAAGAGGCCGTCATCAACGGCAAAGTCGACAAACGCTTGATTGCGATCAAGAATCAATACGACGCACGAAAGGATCAACCGAAGAAAATCGCGACCAAAGAACATCATCAACTCGACGCCGCTCTTGCTGAATCCAACGAGGACATTGAATGGGCGCGAGCGTTGACGATCCGGCGACTGAATCGTTTGCTCGACATCCAAACTCCGAGCAACCTCTATTCCGAATTCGGTGAATCACAACCGACCAGCGTTGTAGACGCATTGGATCTGATTCGTCGACAAAACCGCCGACTGAAGTCAACCGTCGTCGATATGCAAAAAGGATTCGCCGCACACGTCGTCGACGCTGTGTACTATCTCCCATCGCTGGTCGCGGTATTGCTACTGCTCTTCGCCGGAACGTCGCTTCTTGTAAAAGCGGAACCGCTCCTGCACTACTTGATTGGATCCGTCGTCCTCGCGGGTTTGATCGGATTCACTTGCTACCTGATTCTGATGTGGCCGCTCCGGCGGATGACTCGTGCACTGCACCCCACCACCGAGCGAATTCGGTTGTCATCTCAGGACGCAGTGATCCAGGCCAAGCGAATCTCGACATCGTCGGCCAAAAAGTCCAGCCAGGAACTGATCCAGCGACGCGACGCCCACGTCAAAGAAGCTCACCATTGGCAGGAGAACCAACTGCTCGCTTTGAGAGAAGACCTCTCGGCAAAGCAGGCGGCCGAAGAGACCCGACTGAACGATCAACTTCAACGCATCGAGCAGCAGTTCCGTTCTGGCTTTTCCGAACTTCAGCAAACCATGCGTGAACGTGCCGATCAAACGGCCGACGCGATCACGGAAAAGCTCAGCCAGTCCGACGCGGCGGCGGGACAGACCCTGCAAGCCGTTGCACAGCAGCATCAACACACGTTGGAATCACTGGCCCAGCGGTTGAGCACTGGAATGCATCGCGGCATGACGCGGATCCTCGCCGCCAACGACTTGGTGGAATATCGGCATCCGCACTGGGACGAACTGCTTTCCAATCCACCGCCGCAGCATGCGGGAATCGATTTCCTTCCTTTGGGATCGATTCGTTTGGGCAACCGCTTGAAACAGCAATTCGATTCGGCATTGGGATACAGCGACAAGCAACGTGCGGAGACGAACGGTCATGCACGTGACGAAGCTGACATTCTGAATCGATTGCAAGTGCCCGACACGATGCCAATTGCAATGCATCGACGCCAACACTCCGGAGTGATCATCGAGGCACCAACGGCACACGTTGACGACGGCATCAAGATCGCTCATCAGATCCTTTGGCGTTTGCTCAGCGCCGCACCACCGGGCAAAGCTCGCGTGACGTTGATCGATCCCGCCGGACGAGGCCAAAACTTCTCCAGTTTTCTCGCGTTGGCTGATCACGATGCCAGCTTGATTCACCACCGAGTCTGGACCCAAGGGGATCAAATCACGGCGCGGATCAACGATGTCAGCCACCACGCCGAAAACATTCTGCAGTCATGCTTGCGAGATCAATACGAACGCCTGGAAGATTACAACCAAGTCGCGGGTTCACTGGCTCAACCATACGAAGCGATCGCGGCGGTTGGCTTTCCGGATGGTTTGTCTCGAGAAGCTCACTCGCAACTCGCATCCCTGATTCGCAGCGGGATTCGTTGCGGGGTGTTCGTCATCCTGGTGATCGATGAGAAACATGAGTGGCCCGCGGACATGCCGATGTTCGATCACCCCAATCTACTGCGTCTCAAATACGGCGATGCAGGCTTGGACTCGGGTGAAGAAGCAGCCAGAAAAGATCCTTCGGTTGCGTTCGACGGCCTGGATCGATCGATGCTGTCGGGTGAGAGACCAGAACCGAACGAAAACGGCATCATCCCGATTGCAACCAAACGGCGAGTTCGCTTGCTGGACGATGGCATCACGGCGGGCCATTGGCGATTGCTCAATGCCGGCTTGGACGAGTTCGAGTTCTGGCCCGCTCCGCCACCCATGCCGCAAGACCGTTCGGCGTTGATCAATCGGATTGGACGCCTTGCTCAAGAAGCGTCGCGGGTCGTTGTGCCGCTGACGTCTTTGCTACCCGAAGAGCAATTGCCCGGCCCGGAACAAACAACCAGTGCAGCCGATGGCCTCGACGTGATCATCGGAAGCTCCGGCGCCGGCCGGAACCGATCGTTGGACTTGGGCGAAGGAGTCCGGCAACATGTTTTGATTGCAGGTAAAACGGGATCGGGAAAGAGCACACTGCTGCACAGCATCGTGACTTCCGGTGCAGCCATGTACCGACCCGATGAGCTTCAGTTCTATCTTCTGGACTTCAAAAAGGGCGTCGAATTCAAAATTTACGCGGATTCCAAGCTGCCACATGCTCGCGTGATTGGCATCGAAAGCGAACGCGAATTCGGGCGCAGTGTTCTGCAACGCTTGGATTCCGAAATGACTACCCGAGGCGAACTTTTCCGAGCCGCGGGTGTGCAAGAAGTCGGTTCGTACCGGCGTGCTTGTCCAGAAAAGTTGATGCCACGGTTGATGCTGGTTGTCGACGAATTTCAAGAGTTGTTCACCCGAGACGATTCGCTTGCAGCGGACTGCACCGCATTGCTCGATCGACTGGTGCGGCAGGGACGTTCCTTCGGAATTCACGTCGTGCTCAGCAGCCAATCATTGGCCGGAGCAAACAGTCTGCCGCGTGCAACGTTGGGCCAAATGGCGGTTCGAATCGCAATGCAATGCAGCGAAGCGGACGCGGCATTGATCCTTTCCGATGACAACACCGCCGCCCGTCTGATTTCGCGCCCAGGTGAAGCGATCTACAACGACGAAAGTGGTTTGGTCGAAGGAAACCATCCATTCCAAGTTGCCTACCTCGAGAGTGCCGAGCAAGTCCGCCTCCTGAATCAGATCGGACAACGCGACGAATGCTGGAATCGAGAACTCGGTCCTGCGGTCGTCTTCGAAGGAAACCGCCCCGGTCGCTTCACGGGTGAAATGGTCCGAGAAGTCATCGACGACTCTGGGCCGTCCGACGCTCTGGTCGGGCTACTGGGTGAGGCCGTCGAACTCGGGCCGCCATGTGCATTGCGACTGCAATCCAACACGGGTCGCAATGCGTTGCTGGTCGGATCAGCGCGGAATCGACCCAACATCCTCGGCAGCGTCATCGCATCCGCAATGGCTCACCGTCCCGAGCTTTCGCTGGTCTTTTTCGACGGTTCACGAGCCGAAGAAGGCGATTCGACCGCTCACTGGATCCAGCAACATCATCTTGACGGACAAATCGTTCGAACCCGTGATGCTGAATCGGCGATGCTTCAGCTTTCACAATTGGTGGACAAGAGACTCGGCAAAGACCCCGCTGATTCATCGGACGACAGCGAAACCAAATCTCCGTCTCATGCGTTCAGTCTCGATTCCGGCGGGACTCTCGTGTCGGCAAACAATGACAAAGCAGAGGAACCGCCGATCAAACAGTTGCCCGTTGACAACGACACGCCTGTCTTGGTCGTCCTCGATGGTCTGGATCGATTCCGTGATCTGCGTCAACCGGAATCGATGAACTTCTCGTTGGATGCGTCCAGCCAAGTCTCCGGGTGCGACGCCTTCCAGGCCATCCTTCGCGAAGGCCCCGCGGTCAACGTGTTCGTCATCGTGACCCTGCCGTCGGCCGAAACGCTGAACCGCTGGCTGCCGCGTCAAAGTCACCACGATCTGGAGCTTCGATTGGTGGGAGCACTCAACGCGGGTGACTCATCGATGCTGATCGATTCCCCCGCGGCAGCTGATTTGTCTGCCGCAACGATGATCTTGTATGACGATTCCGACGGGCGAATGACCAAATTCCGGTTGTGCGACCCGCCGACGTCGGGAGAATTGAATTCGTTGTCTCTAAACAATTGA
- a CDS encoding sensor histidine kinase, with translation MKNQVSGSNPAKLAKDTVIVSPISHRPLTLRTPVTLGVVLIVLVVLLTAVWISGTVWGAVRNDSTSGMFWVMLGAGAPLLVAVLAGVIAYLTLSVKAFNLNRRQSNFIDSVTHELKSPIASLKLYLQTMTRHDVSVEQQKEFHLIMLEDVERLDSLINHLLDAASVERGGEGYEASDLSLETVLSKCAQGACVRYKMPPETVSIHCPAIYVHAPVVQIEILFRNLIDNAIKYGGSPPKVELTAVCSSSGDVTVSVLDNGTGIPANLRRKVFGRFVRLGSELERSKQGTGLGLYLVRNITHALGGRINIQDGHWAVSTETTDPFDATESSALEPSSSASQPTSNPAPKGSIGTRIDVTLPNGKIVEPDPETDSTPPAE, from the coding sequence ATGAAGAACCAAGTGTCTGGTTCGAATCCCGCAAAGCTTGCAAAGGACACCGTCATCGTTTCGCCCATCTCGCATCGCCCGCTGACACTGCGAACGCCAGTCACACTGGGCGTGGTGCTGATCGTGTTGGTCGTTCTGCTGACCGCAGTTTGGATCAGCGGCACAGTCTGGGGTGCTGTCCGCAACGATTCAACGTCGGGAATGTTCTGGGTGATGCTGGGCGCTGGAGCACCTTTGTTGGTCGCGGTGCTGGCTGGGGTGATCGCGTATCTGACGCTTTCGGTCAAAGCGTTCAACCTGAATCGCCGCCAGTCCAACTTCATCGATTCAGTCACGCATGAATTGAAGAGTCCGATTGCGTCGCTGAAGCTGTACCTTCAAACGATGACAAGGCACGACGTCAGCGTGGAACAACAAAAGGAGTTCCACCTGATCATGTTGGAAGATGTCGAGCGGTTGGACAGCCTGATCAATCACTTGCTGGATGCAGCGAGCGTCGAAAGAGGCGGTGAAGGCTACGAGGCCAGCGATCTTTCCCTGGAAACGGTTTTGTCGAAATGCGCCCAAGGAGCTTGCGTGCGGTACAAAATGCCACCTGAAACGGTGAGCATCCATTGCCCGGCCATCTATGTGCATGCTCCCGTCGTCCAGATTGAGATTCTGTTTCGCAATTTAATCGACAACGCGATCAAATACGGAGGCTCGCCGCCCAAGGTGGAGTTGACCGCCGTCTGCTCCTCGTCTGGCGATGTGACCGTTTCGGTGCTGGACAACGGAACAGGAATCCCCGCCAACCTGCGTCGGAAAGTGTTCGGTCGCTTCGTTCGCTTGGGAAGTGAATTGGAACGAAGCAAACAGGGCACCGGATTGGGATTGTACCTGGTTCGCAACATCACACACGCACTTGGTGGACGCATCAACATACAAGACGGTCACTGGGCGGTTTCCACCGAAACCACTGACCCATTCGATGCGACGGAGTCATCTGCGCTCGAGCCGTCCTCCTCTGCCTCGCAACCAACCAGCAACCCCGCACCAAAGGGCAGCATCGGAACACGAATCGATGTCACGCTCCCCAACGGAAAGATCGTCGAACCAGACCCCGAAACGGATTCAACACCGCCCGCAGAATGA
- a CDS encoding ABC transporter ATP-binding protein, with the protein MSSTVVEPTESFPAADEVPVKFGTIVSVNGLQKIYRGSWLRSSHVHALSGVTLNADAGQVFGLLGPNGAGKTTLIKILLGVIRSSGGSASLFGLPAGSAAARRRVGYLPESLRVDRHHTARSALKYYGRLSGLDGTTIGNRSDELLQLVGLAGRDREPVRRFSKGMLQRLGLAQALMHDPDLLVLDEPTDGLDPVGRSEVRRVIERLRDAGKTIFLNSHILHEVELVCTHLAIMAKGRVLASGPINNLSGPGLEVATSELTIHMEIELERSNLDRLQNQLQPMMSGDSAWQLVRSNNTKDLWRVQLNCDDQADVDASVDVVRGLDGSVVTLQPHRHTLEDTFMRLVQQSGSPVPATTSAS; encoded by the coding sequence GTGAGTTCTACTGTCGTCGAACCAACCGAGAGTTTCCCCGCCGCTGACGAAGTGCCCGTGAAGTTTGGCACGATTGTTTCCGTCAACGGTCTGCAAAAAATCTATCGCGGAAGTTGGCTGCGTTCGTCCCACGTCCATGCTCTGTCCGGAGTGACATTGAATGCTGACGCGGGGCAGGTGTTTGGTTTGCTCGGGCCAAATGGTGCGGGCAAGACGACGTTGATCAAAATTTTGCTGGGAGTCATTCGCTCGTCCGGCGGTTCGGCCAGCCTGTTCGGACTGCCCGCCGGATCGGCCGCCGCTCGTCGTCGCGTCGGCTACCTTCCCGAATCACTGCGAGTCGATCGGCATCACACCGCACGATCGGCGTTGAAGTATTACGGACGACTGAGCGGTTTGGATGGAACGACGATCGGCAACCGCAGTGATGAGTTGTTGCAACTGGTCGGTTTGGCTGGTCGAGATCGCGAGCCGGTTCGTCGTTTCAGCAAAGGCATGCTGCAGCGTTTGGGTTTGGCGCAGGCCTTGATGCACGACCCTGATCTGTTGGTTCTGGATGAACCCACGGACGGATTGGACCCGGTCGGACGATCCGAAGTTCGCCGCGTGATCGAGCGTCTTCGAGACGCCGGCAAGACGATTTTTCTGAACAGCCACATTCTGCACGAAGTCGAATTGGTTTGCACGCACTTGGCGATCATGGCGAAGGGCCGTGTGCTGGCCTCGGGACCCATCAACAATCTGAGCGGACCCGGGTTGGAAGTCGCAACATCTGAGTTGACCATCCACATGGAGATCGAGCTCGAACGATCCAACTTGGACAGATTGCAGAATCAATTGCAGCCAATGATGTCGGGCGATTCTGCATGGCAATTGGTTCGATCCAACAACACGAAGGATCTGTGGCGAGTTCAATTGAATTGCGATGATCAAGCCGACGTGGATGCCAGCGTGGATGTGGTTCGCGGTCTGGACGGATCGGTCGTGACCTTGCAACCGCACCGACACACGCTGGAAGACACCTTCATGCGATTGGTGCAGCAATCTGGATCTCCTGTTCCAGCCACGACATCGGCGTCGTGA
- a CDS encoding ABC transporter permease, producing MNWRPYFAVVWDSFHAAMASRVLWAAMLAIWILLAMLAPIGVREDYTTTFRFFDVYNGTRMKAMLAQGMVDPKQEDAPLGRIAAAMPEELSRKLKRVGEGDEVRIPLPMLTDALNELIDQEFKLAKGNPDADGDSADAASDAADSRHWYDASAWEETVRLRELRELDEKPVEELSDSLVRRRARLRIEAALPGVFEARSARSVLLTYGTLDFPTGFEIDRTQFESLFNQFVIPTLVHWLLGFVLVFLGILVTASMIPDMLQTGSLHLLLSKPVSRPALLIAKFVGGCAFVFLCVAQLVIGLYLIAGMRLEIWNPRILWCIPVAVFLFAVFFSVSVPAGLKWRSPIISIAAAGALAAICLVFSIIAGVFDTRIVQPDRVAGLVRAGDDLLSVTNGGGLNRMDEEQSQWVPVIDGKAMSNDRVLRPVAIDADHVLTARIRNGKFNPFGSGSLDLIVLARDNDWKPQPGLRLPTATERLIPIGVTDKSGSGHTLAVNTADLLITHNRDILSSIGKKVEDDSDESNAEDNDGEDGRSPRGQSSNSIGAWLSTLVTMQGGATEEFVSILPRNVALSPPIRLAVPLSADQSSEGNSSESTGLLILNGSQLQLLEPDGDPTENVWQRNHTADLLRSDTPLPPVLAASDQFVIASTGDEVARLFDLSELEEIYAGDWPDEIAPLAIHAVADDLFFVVTTEGNGHLLSVIEREATEADDSTIQLQIISTLPVDDIETAMVEFAADSTSVQLIVAHNVDRISEFEISNQSGSWGLTLSRSIEPERSFWRNVDRYGIGLLELLTPQVLALGDTTAGMVSGKKAFIIGGGDMETGEVVRYGIATPIISCGVFIIAMMLLSCLYFARSDF from the coding sequence TTGAATTGGCGACCTTATTTCGCCGTCGTTTGGGATTCGTTTCACGCGGCGATGGCCTCGCGAGTTCTTTGGGCCGCGATGCTGGCAATCTGGATACTGCTGGCGATGCTTGCGCCAATCGGAGTCCGCGAAGACTACACGACGACGTTCCGCTTCTTCGACGTTTACAACGGAACGCGAATGAAGGCCATGCTTGCTCAAGGCATGGTCGACCCAAAGCAAGAGGACGCTCCGTTGGGCCGAATCGCGGCGGCGATGCCAGAGGAATTGTCGCGAAAGCTGAAGCGTGTTGGCGAAGGTGATGAGGTCCGGATTCCTTTGCCGATGTTGACCGACGCTTTGAACGAATTGATCGACCAGGAGTTCAAACTTGCGAAAGGCAATCCGGACGCCGACGGCGATTCGGCTGATGCAGCAAGTGATGCAGCTGATTCGCGACATTGGTACGACGCGAGTGCTTGGGAAGAGACCGTTCGGCTTCGCGAGCTGCGTGAACTAGACGAAAAGCCGGTTGAGGAACTCTCCGATTCATTGGTTCGACGTCGTGCTCGGCTTCGGATCGAGGCCGCTTTGCCGGGCGTCTTCGAGGCTCGAAGTGCGCGATCAGTGTTGCTGACGTATGGCACATTGGATTTTCCGACCGGTTTCGAGATCGACCGAACTCAGTTTGAGTCCCTGTTCAACCAATTTGTCATTCCGACTTTGGTTCATTGGCTTCTCGGTTTCGTATTGGTTTTCCTAGGCATTCTTGTCACCGCGTCCATGATCCCAGACATGTTGCAAACGGGATCGTTGCACTTGTTGTTGAGCAAACCGGTCTCGCGACCCGCCTTGCTGATCGCAAAGTTTGTTGGCGGATGCGCGTTCGTATTCTTATGCGTGGCTCAGTTGGTCATCGGTTTGTACTTGATCGCTGGGATGCGACTTGAAATTTGGAACCCGCGAATCTTGTGGTGCATCCCCGTCGCGGTGTTCTTGTTTGCAGTGTTCTTCAGTGTTTCTGTTCCGGCTGGTTTGAAGTGGCGATCGCCAATCATCTCGATCGCGGCGGCAGGTGCGTTGGCAGCGATTTGCTTGGTGTTCAGCATCATTGCGGGTGTGTTTGACACGCGGATTGTTCAACCTGACCGTGTCGCTGGATTGGTTCGTGCCGGCGATGATTTGCTGTCGGTCACCAACGGCGGTGGACTGAACCGAATGGATGAAGAACAGTCTCAATGGGTTCCTGTGATTGATGGCAAGGCGATGTCCAACGATCGCGTCTTGCGACCCGTCGCGATTGATGCAGACCACGTGCTGACGGCAAGAATCCGCAACGGGAAGTTCAATCCGTTTGGTTCAGGGTCGCTCGACCTCATCGTGCTAGCTCGTGACAACGATTGGAAACCGCAACCGGGGTTGCGTTTGCCAACGGCGACCGAACGCTTGATTCCAATCGGCGTGACGGACAAGTCTGGCTCAGGGCACACACTCGCGGTCAACACAGCAGACCTGTTGATCACACACAATCGAGACATTCTGTCTTCGATTGGAAAGAAGGTGGAAGACGATTCCGACGAGTCAAATGCGGAGGATAACGATGGCGAAGACGGTCGTTCACCTCGCGGTCAATCATCGAATTCCATCGGCGCTTGGTTGAGCACGCTGGTGACGATGCAAGGTGGTGCGACGGAGGAGTTCGTCTCGATTCTGCCGAGGAACGTGGCGCTCAGTCCGCCGATCCGTTTGGCTGTGCCATTGAGCGCGGATCAATCGTCTGAAGGGAACTCGAGCGAATCGACGGGGTTGCTGATTTTGAATGGCAGTCAATTGCAGTTGCTGGAACCCGATGGCGATCCAACGGAGAACGTATGGCAACGCAACCACACGGCGGATTTGCTTCGGTCTGACACACCCTTGCCTCCCGTGTTGGCGGCGTCAGATCAGTTTGTGATCGCCAGCACCGGCGACGAGGTGGCTCGCTTGTTTGATCTTAGCGAATTGGAAGAGATTTACGCGGGCGATTGGCCCGATGAAATCGCACCTCTTGCCATTCACGCGGTCGCCGATGATTTGTTCTTTGTCGTGACCACGGAAGGCAATGGCCACTTGCTGAGCGTGATCGAGAGAGAAGCGACGGAGGCGGACGATTCAACAATACAGTTGCAAATCATCTCGACACTGCCGGTCGACGACATCGAAACGGCAATGGTGGAATTCGCGGCGGACTCGACCTCGGTCCAGCTGATCGTCGCGCACAATGTCGACCGAATCAGTGAGTTTGAAATCAGCAATCAATCTGGTTCTTGGGGACTCACCCTGAGCCGCAGCATCGAACCCGAACGCTCGTTCTGGAGAAATGTGGATCGTTATGGGATTGGGTTGTTGGAATTGCTGACGCCTCAGGTCCTGGCGCTTGGCGATACCACCGCCGGAATGGTTTCTGGGAAGAAGGCTTTCATTATCGGCGGTGGTGATATGGAAACTGGCGAAGTGGTTCGATACGGCATCGCCACACCGATCATCAGTTGCGGTGTATTCATCATCGCGATGATGCTGCTGAGCTGCCTCTACTTTGCTCGCAGCGACTTCTAA
- a CDS encoding response regulator yields MDDDTIVLRVLRRSMESDYEVETAESGLRALEILRSETPISCVVSDMRMPMMDGVELVKKIAAEWPTIPCIILTGNQDEESEQRALEESNVYRLMNKPSPRGEIIEAIEGALQLGKGKQIPPQSDAHFTISA; encoded by the coding sequence GTGGATGATGACACCATCGTCTTACGCGTGCTCAGACGTAGCATGGAAAGTGACTACGAAGTTGAGACCGCCGAATCAGGCCTTAGGGCTCTTGAAATTCTGCGAAGCGAAACGCCAATCAGTTGTGTTGTGAGCGATATGCGTATGCCCATGATGGATGGCGTCGAATTGGTGAAGAAGATCGCAGCGGAATGGCCAACTATTCCCTGCATTATTCTGACTGGTAATCAAGACGAAGAGAGCGAACAACGGGCACTCGAAGAATCGAACGTCTATCGATTGATGAACAAACCCTCGCCACGTGGTGAAATCATTGAGGCGATCGAGGGTGCATTGCAGCTCGGTAAAGGAAAACAAATTCCACCACAATCAGATGCTCATTTTACGATCAGTGCTTGA